AGGAAATCGGTCGGGTAGAACTTGGCAAGGTCCGCTGTCTTTTCGGGCCAGCCCAGGGTCGAGAACGGCCAGAGCGCGGACGAGAACCACGTGTCGAGAATGTCCTCGTCCTGACGCAGGCCCTTCGAATGGCACTTCGGGCACTCGGTCGGGTCCTGGCGCGCGACTATCATCTCCCCGCAGTCGCAATACCAAACCGGGATGCGATGCCCCCACCAGAGCTGGCGCGAAATGCACCAGTCACGGATGTTATACATCCAGTCGAGGTAGACCTTGTTCCAGCGCTCGGGGACCAGCTTCACCCGGCCCGATTCCACGACCTCGATTGCCGGCCTGGCAAGCTCGGCCATCCTCACGAACCACTGGTCGGAAACCAGTGGCTCCACCACGGTGCCGCACCGCTCGCAGATGCTTGCGCTCAGCTTGTACGGCTCAATCTTCTCCATTAGTCCCTGCGCCTCGAGGTCCGCAACCACCCGCTTTCTCGCCTCTTCGCGGGAAAGGCCCTGGTACTGCGGCGGCACCTTGTCGGTCATCCGGGCGCTATCGTCGATAACGGTGATGAACTCAAGGTCGTGCCTCTTCCCCATCTCGAAGTCGGCGGCGTCGTGCGCGGGTGTGACCTTCACTGCGCCCGTGCCGAACTCCGCCAGCACCAACTCGTCGGCGATGACGGGTATGATGCGGCCTACCAGCGGCAGAACCAGCTTCCTGCCGACCAGGTGCTTGTAGCGCGCATCATTAGGGTTCACGGCCACGGCGGTGTCGCCGAGCATCGTCTCCGGCCGCGTCGTCGCGACGATCACGAACTCCGGCACTTCGTCATTCGGACTTCGGGTTTCGGACTTCGCTATCGGATAGCGTATGTACCACCAATGGCTGTTCTGATCCTGGTGCTTCACCTCCAGGTCGGAGACGGCCGTGTGGCAGCGCGGGCACCAGTTGACGATGCGCGTGCCCCGGTAGATCAGACCGTCCTCGTAGTAGCGCACGAATGCCTCGCGCACCGCGCGCGACAGCATCTCGTCCATCGTGAACCGGGTCCGCGTCCAGTCGCAGGCGCAGCCGAGCAGCTTCAACTGCTCGATGATGCGCGTTCCGTACTTCTCCTTCCACGCCCAGGCCCGCTTCAGGAACTCCTCGCGTCCCAGCTTGAACCGGTCCGTCCCTTCGGCGGCAAGCGCCCGGTCGATGTGCGTGTGCGTACCGATGCTCGCGTGGTCGGTGCCGGGCAGCCAGAGGGTCTCGTAACCCTGCAGCTTCTTGAAACGAACCTGCGCGTCCTGCAGGGAGTTGTTCAACGCGTGACCGACGTGCAGCGAGCCGGTGATGTTCGGCGGCGGGATGACGATGGAGAACTTCGGCTTTGGCGACTCCGGGTCGGCGGTGAAGAACCCGCTCTCCTCCCAGAACTTGTACCACTTAGCCTCGACCGGTTTCGGGTCGTATCGGGAAGGGAAATCGCTCGGGTTCGGTTCCGGCATGAGTGGGTATTATAGAGGCGAACCTGCCGCTGTCAAAACTGAGAACCTGGCCTGCGGCCGACGCGCCGCCGCTGCGAGATCGGTTCGGCGCTTGGCTACACGGAGAGACGCGCGGGCCGAGGTCCTGTTCGGCCCCGGTTCGTTTACTCGTCCGGGACCTGGTTACAGCCGCCGCAACCACGCCTGTCCGGCGGGGGCGGCTGGTTGATGACGAGCGCCAGAGGCTCGGTCTGGCCGCGCTGAGCCTTGCGTCCCAGTACCGTACCTCTCAGGAGGCACGGGCTGGGGAAGGTCCTGCCGGCGCGGATGACCGCCGAGTCAGACGCCCACATCCCGACGAATGAACCGCGCGCCTCGGGAAAGTGGCCAATCACGTGCCACTCCTGAACCGCCGAGTCGCTCGCGAGTGAGTATTCGAACACGCAGAGTTCGGCATCCGGGACGTCCGACGTGACCACAAGTGATGTGTACCCGGTAGCCGCTCGTCCGGCGCCAGGGAACGTGAAGCGGGTCTGCGTTCCGGCCTCGCTTGGGGTCGGCCTGAACACAAAAGTACCGGCCCGGCTCTGGGTGCGCACAGTATCCACCGGCGAGCCGGCCGTATCCGTGGCCGTAACCAGCCAGGCGTAGGTCCGGCCGGGAACGAACGTGGTTCCTGAGGGTACCCGGAACGCGGTTGTCGCCACCTGGCTCTCACGGAAGACGGGCCGACTGCGCCGCACCGCCGTCAGCGCGGCCTGCCCCGGCCCCAACTCTGCGACGCGCAACTCGTAGCGGTGAGGAAGAATAGGACCCGACACCTCCGGTGGTGTCCACACCAGAACTGGCTGACTATCGGTGACCACAGCGCCATTGGGAGGCCAGACGAGTTCCACCCGCCTGGGCACGCGTACCCGGAAAAAGAACGCGCTCTGCGCCAGCCTCGGGATCAGCGTGATGACGTAGGAGTAGTCGCCTTCCGGCAGCGGCACAGCGGGCCCGGAAAACGCCTCGTAGCCCTTCTTGCACCACACCTCGGTCAGCTTGACCTCCGACGCCGCGAGCCGGCGATCGCCGGGAGAGAGCACGATTCGCGGTGTGCTGGCGGAGAAGACGACTCCGGCCTTGGCGTCGCGTGCCTCAACCCGGAAGAACACCGAGGTCGTGTCGGACATCGGGTTGTGCAGCGTGATGTTCCAGAGATGCCTGAAGCTCTCCTGGCCCGACTGCGGTGCGACCGCGTCGAAGGTGACGACCGCGCCCGAGAGCCTCCCGGCTCCGGCGAACAGCACCAGGGCCGCGGCGAGAACAGCCCGACCTGCCGGTCCGGCCGCCGCCCTCAGGCCCGGACAGACGCGGCCTGTGCAGCATGTCAGGTACGGAGCCAGCCGAAAGCACACGGTCGACATCCTCTCAATCAGTCTCCTCACTATGGCGCGCAGCCGGCAAGGGAATGCCGGATTCCGGACATAGCCGACCCGAATCGCGATCCGCCGATGCGCCCCGGAGACGCGCATCGCTCACCACTAGTGATAGCACGAACTACATCCCTTGTCAAGCCGGGACTGCTTGACTGCTCACTGCCCGGCGTCTATCATCTCTGCATGAAAAGCAGCGATTTACCGCCTCACTCCCTGTCGAAAGCCAACCGCGGCCGCAGCCGGCGCCTGGCGGCTCTCCTCCTGGTATTGGCCGGGGTCGGATCAGCTGTCGCCGCGACCTCTGACCTGATAAAGACAACCGAGTGGCTTGCCGCCAACCTGGATCGCCCTGACGTCAGAATAGTCGACCTGCGCTACGGAATCGAATTCTACTGGCAGGCGCATGTGCCGGGCGCAGTTCACCTCTACCCCGACGTGCTGACCTGGCCGGAGAACGGGGCCGCGGCGAAGCCGATATCACCGGAGGTCTTCGCGCAGGTGCTCGGTCGCCTGGGCATCACCGACACGACGACCGTGGTAGCCTACTCGGAGGTGATCGACTCGCTCTCTCCCTACCTGACCTGGATGCTCGACTACATAGGGCACAAACGGCAGGTCCTGATTGCCGGAGAACTTGACCGGTGGCGGACTGAAGGTCGGCCCCTGAGCCAGGACTACGCCCGGACCCAGACAACGGTCTACCGGCTGCCGGCGGAACTGAACGCAGGTATCAGGGCGAGGCTGAGCGACGTCAAGGCCGCGCTCGGCGACAAGAAGACGGTCATCCTTGATGTCAGGTCGCCGGCCATGTTCAGTGGAGACGCAGGTTACAACAAACGTCGCGGACACATCCCCGGCTCCATCAACCGGCCGTGGCTGCGCGACCTCACGGGTGAATACACCTGGCGTGACACGGCCGAACTCCGGAAAGAATACAAGCAGTTGGGCGTTACGCCGGACAAGCGGGTCATCATCACCTGCACCCGTGGCTACCGTTCCACCACCACGTACGTGACCCTGAAGCACCTGCTGGGATACCCGAACGTCGCGGTCTACGACGGCAGCTTCAGTGAGTGGTCCGATGCCGCCGAGCTGCCGGTGGCTACCGGGCCGAAATAGCGAACCCCTGCCGGTTCGGGGCCGCGGTCCTGCCTGAAGCCGGGAACGGTTCTCAGACAGCCGCTGCCGCCGCTCCTCCTGCAAGGCCGGAGGAGAACGGCGTGCATTTCGCCCGGCACGCGACCCCGCAAACCACCGAGCGAACCGCTCCCGCACTCACAGCGCGAGTCGCGTCCGGCTCCGACTCGGCCGTGACTCTGAGAACCGGCAGCCGATTCGCGGCCGAGGTGGGCCGGCCTGTCACCACGCGAATCGGTCACCAGGACGACTTCCGAATCGCGGCCCCTCTGGGAGTCTGAGAGGCCGCGGAACAGGCTTTCCGAGCCGCCCCGCGAACCGTTCCGGGAACGGTTCACCCCGTGGCTTCCCGAGTGTCGGCCTGAGCGGCCTCGAATCAGCCTAACATCATCTAATCATACAACTTACACCGGGGAATGGTCGCCTGGTTGTGCCTGTCGCCTCTCCGGCGCTTAGGCCTGGCGCCGGAGCCGGGGAGGAACGGCGGCGTGCTCAGGGACGGACAGCCGTTTTGCGCCGGCTGCTGAATCGGTCCAGCGCCGCCTCGATGCGGCCGCGGTTCTGCCAATAGAGCAGCCCGAGGATGGCCGCGGTCAGCCCGACAATCGCCCACTCGCGCCAACCGAAGTGCGTGGCGCTTGCCCCGACCGCGCACTCGAGCAGGTTCGACGGTAGCCGGCCGATGAAGACCAGGCCGAGAAACACCGGCAACGGCATGGACGTCAGACCGGCAAGATAGTAGACCCAGTCCCCAATCGGGTTAGGCACGAGCAGCAGCAGGAAGATGTAGAACGTCCCGCGGCGCAGCACCTTGGCGTCGAGCTTGGCCAGTCGGTCGGGCGGCAGGAAGTACCTGAGCAACCTGCGTCCGAGCAACCTGATGAGCAGGAAGTCGACGGCAGCACCCAGCATGACGCCGACCATCAGCCAGACCACGGTCGGCCACAACCCGAGCGCGTAGCCGGCGGCGAACGACATCGCGTTGCCGGGCAGCGGTGCCACGGCGATCTGCACGACCTGCAGCACTATGATGCCGACCGGTGCCCAGGCGCCCCAGCTCCGCACGAGCACGCGCAGTTGCTCCGGCTCCCGGAAGTACCGCAAAACCGAGCCGCCGGCAAAGACGAGCAGTGCCGCTATGGCCGCCAGCGCCGCAACCGTGAAGACCATCGTCACCCTCTGCCCCACGGTGTGCGGCGGCGGCGCGGCCGGACGGTTCACCGCTTCGCCAGGCATGGGACTACCCGACGAGGACGGCTCCGCCATTGACGTTGAGGATCTCACCCGTGACAAAAGTTGAGAGATCGGAAGCAAGGTAGAGCACCGCGCCCGCGAACTCCTCGGGCCGGCCGACCCGGCGCAGCGGGATGGTTGCCAGGACCTGTGCGCGCGCAGCGTGTCGGCCCAGGCTGGGCCGCGACATGTCGGTATCGAACCAGCCCGGCGCGATGCAATTGACCAGGATGTGGTCGACGGCGAGCTCCGGCGCCAGCGACTTGGTCAGGCTGATGACAGCGCCCTTGCTGGCTGCGTAGTGCGAATGGAATGCCTCCCCGCGCTGGCCGGCGGTCGAGGCGACAAGGATGATGCGCCCGCCTCCGGCCTGGCGCAGCAGCGGCACTGCTTCGCGGCAACAGTAGAAGACGCCTCGGACGTTGAGGTCGAGCGTCTCCGCGAGCTGCCGGTTGGTCATCCTCTCGATGGCCGCGCCCTTCCAGATGCCGGCGTTGGCCACCATGATGTCGAGTCGTCCCAACTGCCGTCTGACGCCCGCAAACAGCCGCTTGACGCCGGCGGATGAAGCAACGTCCGCCTGCAGCGGGACCGCCCGGACTCCGAGCGCCTGGCAACGCCGGGCAACTTCGCGGGCCGCCTTCGCGTCGCGCACATAGTTGACCGCCACTTCGGCGCCGGCCCGCGCCAGCGCCAGCGCCGCGGCTCGGCCCAGTCCCCGGCTGCCGCCGGTCACCAGCGCAACGCGGCCCGCGAGGTCAATCCCGACCATCGAGCGCTTTCACGGGTTCAAGGGTTCGGGGGTTCTGGCCTGACCCCGGAGCCCCGGGACGCGCCGGTCCGTTGCTCCTGCAGGGCGGCGCAGAAGCGTTCGATCTCATCTTCGGTGTTGTAGAAGTGCGGAGCAATGCGCAGGCGGTTCTCGCGCAGCGAAAGGATGAAGCCTTGCTCTTTCAGCCGCGCGAAGAGAGCGGCCATGTCGGCGCCCGGCTTGCAGGCATCGACCACTCCGGCGTGGCGCTGCTGGTCGGCCGGGGTCAGCGTTTCAAAGCCCCTTTCCCCGAGTCGCCGACGCAGCAGTTGCACGTGCGCCCGCACTCGCTCCGCCACCTCGCTCCGACCGGCGTCGAGCAGGATGCGCAGCGACTCGCGCAGGCCGTAGATGCCGATGTAGTTCTTGGTCCCCTCCTCGAACCGGCTCGCGCCCGGCTTCATCGGCTTGCGGGTGTATATGTCGTTGAAGCCCTCCCACTGCGCCGACAGCCAGCCGAGGTTGGCCGGTTTGAGCTTTGTCAGAATCGCCGCGTTGACGTAGAGTATCCCGCTGCCCTGGGGACCAAGCAGCCACTTGCCGCCGCCTGTGTAGACGAAGTCTATGCCCAGCTCGCCGAAGCTCTGGTCCACGGCGCCCAGCCCCTGCATCGCGTCAATCAGGACGTAGATGGCGCGCGTGCGGCAGAACCTGGCGATCGCCCCGATGTCGGCCCGCACGCCGTTCAGGAAGTGGACCCAGTCAATGGCGATTGCCCGCGTGTGCCGGTCCACGAGCCGGTATATGCACTCGGGCCCCTGGGCTAGCTCCCCGCTGGTCACGTAGCGCTTCTCGACGTGCGGCAGCAGATAGTGGAACGGGTAGGTATTGGTCGGGAAAGCGTCCTTCATCATCACCAGGTTGTCACCGGGCCCCCATTCGATGGAACCGATGGCGATTATGGCGCCGGCCGAAGTACTCTTGACGAACGCAATCTCGTCCGCGCGCACGCCCATAAGTCGCGCCGCCTTTTCGCGGCAGTCCTCGACTACCGCCTCGGCTTCGGGATAGGGCACCTCGCCGTGCAGGCTGCACCGCTCGATGTACCCCTGCATCGCCTGGACAACCGGCGTTGCCAGCGAACCGTTTGAGGCGTGGTTCAGGTAGACGTAGCGGCGCGTGACCGGGAAGAGTTCCCGGAATGCCTTGAGTCGCGCGTCAGTCACAGAATGGGATTATGCCCGGCAATCCGGCCGGGGCAAGGACTGCGGACGGACGCGACGCTATCTTACGACCACGACCGGTACTGTGCCCGCGCCCGACAGCGCCACGTAGTAGACGCCGGGCTGCAGGTCGCGCAGGTCCATCGTCGCCTGCGTCCTGCCCGCTGCCACGGTCGCGGAAGCTACCAGCCTGCCGCACACGTCATGGACACGCAGGTCGCGCGCCCGCGTCGCTTGCCGCAACTCCACCCGCAGCAGACCCCGACAGGGACGCGGATAGACCTGCAGCGGCACGGTCGTTCCGACCTGGCGGGGTTCAGCGGCAGCCACCTGCAGGTCCGGAACCAGTTCGTGCAGATACAACAGGACGCGGACCAGGTTCTGCGCCTCCTGTGTCTCCGGAACCCAGACCGGCGGCCCGGAAAGAAGCTGCGAGCCGTAGACCTGGTTTGGCGGGTTCATCAGCGAGTCGTTCACCCGCGTCCAGACGCTGATTCCCGCCCCGCCGTATGCGACCGCGGTAGCGCTGTCAATCAACTGGATGGCGTGCCGGTTGTCGAACATGTCCGAATCGTGGTCCACTTCCGTCTGCATGCGCAGGTACGCGGCCGGCACCTGCTTCATGAAACGCGCCGCCTCCCGCTCCTGCCAGAACGATTCCGAATCTGCCGGCACCGGCACGAATCCGCCCGAATCCTGGCAGGTCTGGGATCGGTCCGCCGGCCCCTCGCAGTCCAGCAGGAACCTGACCGGCAACTCGGGATGCCGCGCAATCATGCCCGACGCCATGGTGATACCATACTCCCGCGTGTAGACACCCAGCCGGCTCGTGTCCACGTAGTCACGGCTCGCGAGCTCCGCCAGGCAGGCACGGAGCCCGTCCTGATGTACGTATCCGCCGTAGTTCTCCGGGTAGGCGCCGCTCAGGCCCCGGTCGTCCGGGTCGAAGTGCAGGAACGCGAAA
The sequence above is a segment of the candidate division WOR-3 bacterium genome. Coding sequences within it:
- a CDS encoding valine--tRNA ligase, which translates into the protein MPEPNPSDFPSRYDPKPVEAKWYKFWEESGFFTADPESPKPKFSIVIPPPNITGSLHVGHALNNSLQDAQVRFKKLQGYETLWLPGTDHASIGTHTHIDRALAAEGTDRFKLGREEFLKRAWAWKEKYGTRIIEQLKLLGCACDWTRTRFTMDEMLSRAVREAFVRYYEDGLIYRGTRIVNWCPRCHTAVSDLEVKHQDQNSHWWYIRYPIAKSETRSPNDEVPEFVIVATTRPETMLGDTAVAVNPNDARYKHLVGRKLVLPLVGRIIPVIADELVLAEFGTGAVKVTPAHDAADFEMGKRHDLEFITVIDDSARMTDKVPPQYQGLSREEARKRVVADLEAQGLMEKIEPYKLSASICERCGTVVEPLVSDQWFVRMAELARPAIEVVESGRVKLVPERWNKVYLDWMYNIRDWCISRQLWWGHRIPVWYCDCGEMIVARQDPTECPKCHSKGLRQDEDILDTWFSSALWPFSTLGWPEKTADLAKFYPTDFLSTAPDIIFLWVARMVFSGMKFMGDIPFSRVYFHSFILVESGERMSRSKGIGIDPVDMFHKYGTDAVRFTLAYLESQSQSYRLSEKRFEFGRNFTNKVWNACRLVAPHLQGADVAGERPALAPEDAWIVSRYNRTVETTSSGLETCAYAAVAARLYEFFWHELCDWYLEFAKLRLKADDAACRWTLYHVLRGTLQLLHPFMPFITEELWQRFAFGGSIMQSRWPEPTPVDDRGIVQVETMRELIVAVRNIRAEMEVPAKAEVRCI
- a CDS encoding sulfurtransferase is translated as MPEALLARLRCDRVEGDDRAREPPGSGEQHQGRGENSPTCRSGRRPQARTDAACAACQVRSQPKAHGRHPLNQSPHYGAQPARECRIPDIADPNRDPPMRPGDAHRSPLVIARTTSLVKPGLLDCSLPGVYHLCMKSSDLPPHSLSKANRGRSRRLAALLLVLAGVGSAVAATSDLIKTTEWLAANLDRPDVRIVDLRYGIEFYWQAHVPGAVHLYPDVLTWPENGAAAKPISPEVFAQVLGRLGITDTTTVVAYSEVIDSLSPYLTWMLDYIGHKRQVLIAGELDRWRTEGRPLSQDYARTQTTVYRLPAELNAGIRARLSDVKAALGDKKTVILDVRSPAMFSGDAGYNKRRGHIPGSINRPWLRDLTGEYTWRDTAELRKEYKQLGVTPDKRVIITCTRGYRSTTTYVTLKHLLGYPNVAVYDGSFSEWSDAAELPVATGPK
- a CDS encoding TVP38/TMEM64 family protein, coding for MAEPSSSGSPMPGEAVNRPAAPPPHTVGQRVTMVFTVAALAAIAALLVFAGGSVLRYFREPEQLRVLVRSWGAWAPVGIIVLQVVQIAVAPLPGNAMSFAAGYALGLWPTVVWLMVGVMLGAAVDFLLIRLLGRRLLRYFLPPDRLAKLDAKVLRRGTFYIFLLLLVPNPIGDWVYYLAGLTSMPLPVFLGLVFIGRLPSNLLECAVGASATHFGWREWAIVGLTAAILGLLYWQNRGRIEAALDRFSSRRKTAVRP
- a CDS encoding SDR family oxidoreductase, whose amino-acid sequence is MVGIDLAGRVALVTGGSRGLGRAAALALARAGAEVAVNYVRDAKAAREVARRCQALGVRAVPLQADVASSAGVKRLFAGVRRQLGRLDIMVANAGIWKGAAIERMTNRQLAETLDLNVRGVFYCCREAVPLLRQAGGGRIILVASTAGQRGEAFHSHYAASKGAVISLTKSLAPELAVDHILVNCIAPGWFDTDMSRPSLGRHAARAQVLATIPLRRVGRPEEFAGAVLYLASDLSTFVTGEILNVNGGAVLVG
- a CDS encoding aminotransferase class V-fold PLP-dependent enzyme, whose product is MTDARLKAFRELFPVTRRYVYLNHASNGSLATPVVQAMQGYIERCSLHGEVPYPEAEAVVEDCREKAARLMGVRADEIAFVKSTSAGAIIAIGSIEWGPGDNLVMMKDAFPTNTYPFHYLLPHVEKRYVTSGELAQGPECIYRLVDRHTRAIAIDWVHFLNGVRADIGAIARFCRTRAIYVLIDAMQGLGAVDQSFGELGIDFVYTGGGKWLLGPQGSGILYVNAAILTKLKPANLGWLSAQWEGFNDIYTRKPMKPGASRFEEGTKNYIGIYGLRESLRILLDAGRSEVAERVRAHVQLLRRRLGERGFETLTPADQQRHAGVVDACKPGADMAALFARLKEQGFILSLRENRLRIAPHFYNTEDEIERFCAALQEQRTGASRGSGVRPEPPNP